From Punica granatum isolate Tunisia-2019 chromosome 1, ASM765513v2, whole genome shotgun sequence:
CCTATGAACTTTTCAATTAACGCCTTCAAATTGGTTGCCCAGGTGATAATGACAATATTTGTCTGACTGCCAattcttataaaaaattacGGGGATGGTTGGGAGTTCAGCTAAGTGCATGCGTTTAATTTCATTCATCAGTATTTCGACTTTGGGAGCATTGAGTGGAGAATACTGAATACTGCTACTGCCTCCATTAAACTGCGGGGAGAAGGGGCCCATTTGCCGAGCTCCACCTTCCCTTGGCCTTTTCTGTTGGCCTCCAGTTTCCCTAGAGTTTCtttgcatcatcttcttctcatAAGTACGAGCATTCCATCGATTTGGACTACTCAGTTTACCAACTTAACCATCTCTTTGTGAACTTCCCCACATTGTTTCTGAAGGCTTGAACTGCTTCTGCTTGAATGATTAAGATCTTCAATCTATATGACACTTCCATGGACATGGTTAAGCTCTCAAGCTCTGATTTTCTTCCTGCCTCATGGGGAATGGATCAcctatctctctttctttacTTTGATGCTCCCCCTCGAACCTTGCTAAGAATGATAAGTAGTCGAATGTGACgtgcagataatattcatacggtaatttactaatgtcaatgaatgttatctggatcgtattaatgcatatagtccttagacctgagatggaatgctatctcaagtataggtgattatgatttgctactgctaatgTATTTGTGCTTAACATGAATATTCGGCAGATAGTGgtcctagttagttatacttggagttaggtgtcTGATCAAGATGAGATTCGCTAACCTGAATAAACAGGGAAAATGTCatatggatatgagttttgttctggatcgagaaatcctcggccggggtagatagactcgaatagaaaagagtttctgCTCAAGTACTacagatctaagaatgaaataagagagtccatatgatcggctatagagtttggcatttacTGTAGCTTTGGCTAGATCGAGATCTTGTAGTGAAGGGATTCAATGCATGGCATATACGATCagaggttcatcagaatgtttcaattatacattcgtcatcatttgaattgtcacgatatgctgctaggtgTCACTTGTGCACTTTGGGAACCAATGACATTTTGGAAATTATGCTTTTGGTTACAGAAAGTGTTTCTGGTAatgtcaaatgagttgatactataatcccattgccatttgatgatgaacctagttagtcacacacattgagcgtgtctaaaccgagaaaagaattaattataattaaggaagttatttaggaattaattatcaaacgaggcttgcaatgtggttgcaaggTTGCTAGCACATCTTGAAGCCGAGTTgaatatcaaggataaatctaattaaggaaatacaatagtttccttatttggagagtttctataaatagattgtctattgatggaaactcgtgtcaaggacttgttttgatctttctttcaaactataagggcaagtcattggatgacttaagtgtgaggactcatttgtgatttattaattaatgtggattaattaataattgcattttagtccctagggtaaagatatatataaatatgatcTTACAGATAACCCTAGAACGCAATCGATCGATAAGACCCGATATTtgtgagagaaagagagagaattcgACTGAAAACTACAGTAGCTCAGCCGCACTCTTCCCGAGGCAATTCGGAGTTTTCCTCGGCTCCGGATCGGTGTTTCGGTGTTGTCCTTAACGTCCTTgaagagatcctttcattccgTGATGATTCCGTTTGAGACCggtgacctagatcggagtgtacgggtcgagaggaggtcaatctcggtggagacgtgCTCGTGTGGACGAGCTAGAGATCGGACACTTGGACGATTAGTTTGATCGACTCGAATCAACAAGGTTAGTATAAATGTCTAAATTTTTCTTGTAGATTCGATATGTGATGTTGTTTATTCGTTTAGAAGGCGATTTTATGTCAAGAtatgatcttgaagtttttgattaaacgagcacgcgataaaaatttaatttttaccaTAATTAACTTTTCCGCTGCGCATGTGCTCGGTTTACTAACATCTTCACCATTGTCCTGGGATTTCCCCTGCAGAGGACCTTAACAGCCATGGCTTCCCACAAGAGAGCTCAGCTTGCACTCACCGCCTTCTGCAGCTTCACCTCGAAGCTCGCTCTAGCAAGAACTCCCGCCCCACAGCCCATTTCAAGGATCCCTCGATCAAGGCTTGTGTTCTTGGCTCACAATACTCCTAAAGTATCGATCTTGTCCTCTCTAACTTTCCACAGGTTGGGCATCTCTccacccctctctctctctctcctcgaCTCTCTCTGAGCTCGGATTGAGATCGGAGACGGACATGGAAACCATTGGTTCGGAGTTGGCTTCGGGCGACGAGCAAGCAATTGCTGTGTTCGATGGGTTTACTGGAGTCACTGAAGTGAAGTCTAGGGTTTCAAGCTTTTAGCAGCTTGATGGGTTTATTGAAGTTTtgatttttggatttttctttgaaaaaattatgaaccCATGGAACCGGCCAGTTCACATGGGTTCAATGGGTTTGTTAAACTATCCAGGTTTTTGGGTTTACGGgttatttatgcattttcggTTTTTAAGCTAACCGGACTGGATATAGGTTCGGTTTTCGGTCCGATTGGTCGAATCGTCCTTTCCGAtccgattctgataacactgtgtaataatatataatcaaagaatttttgaaaactaAAAGGTCTCTCAGTaataaaaagaagggaaaataaCGTCATGTATCCCAAcctttcatgttatattaattttttccatCGTCGATTTTTTTCCTGAGATATTATAACATTAATGGTTTGGTTTCAAATTTATTCCACCGTAAAAGTTCCGTCcattttttatggaaatgcTAACATGAGTCGCCAATTGCTTGATGGAGCTTACGTGGAGAGTGCGTGGGTTCTGatataagtaaattattaCACTATATATTCCaacatttttgttgtttctcAGTTTTATCCTAACATTTTGatgttttctcaattttatccaaatattttgatagtttctcaattttattccaATCTTTTACTGTTTCCTCCATATTATCCCAACagaatttgagaaattataaaaagattaggataaaagtaagaaaaaacaaaagtctgggataaaattgagaaaacatTAAAAGGTTAGGATACATAGTGTTATTTTCCCCTTGTATTGGGCCCTGCACGCTCTTCACGTCAGCGCCGTCAAATAATTAAGGAGCCACGCCAAcatttctattaaaaattgatggaatgtttacggcgggatagatttgacacaATTATTAATGTTACGATATCTCAGAAAAAAAATCGACATTAGGATAAAACTAAGACAACGTGTAAAGGTTGGACATATGGTGAAATTTAAACTCATCGTTCTATGTGATACATTTTTGAGTTCAATGCACTAATTATCTGATGAATAAGAGGcctaaaaattcattttatacaTGATCATTCTATTCATGATGATTTTTTCCTACATAATAACCCCTATATCTAAAATATCTCTTGCTCTTtgtacgtgtatatatatatatatatatatatttgcacgattgttatataaattattcgaTAAGAGTAGATAAGTATTTATTTGTcatcataatttttcattattaaattCTCATTCATAATTGgtaatgtttatatatatatatatatatatgcatgtatggttaaaataattacagtttggcatttttttttctaaatctaTATTCATTTATATCTTGCACATGttaattatctatttttaattatttaaaaattaacaaaaaattacTCTCTCCCCTTCTCTCTCACAAGAATGCGCTTTTAATACACTTTTATACACGatacaattttcaattaaaaaattgaatttactaTATCACATGACAATGGGTGAAGTTACATATAGTATGGCAATGACTCTTGTAAATATTTTCTATACTActacaaaaaggaaaatctttcaattaatttaactTCTAAATTCCAAAATTACCCTCCCTCTAATTTTCactcaaaaataaaaaccatTTGATTCATGTTTAATTTGCAAAAATTCCCTTCTCAGTGTCATCTTAACCCACTCTTTTCTCCTAAACATCCTCCTACACTTTCTAACTTCTTCCTCAACTACTTAAGATGCGCAAAACtccaccttttatttttattagtttaaattattcaattaatttcaatttaaaattagattttttgaattttcacaaACAGAAGTAttgatataaattttatatagtaCATTATACAAATTGATGTCGAGATTATATTAAGTATTTgtttttaaaacaaataaaacaattatatattgacAAATTTCACATGTAACGCGAGTCTATGTTTAGTGTAGATATGCAAACAAAGTTTATAAAGCCTCTTGATTTTCCATACCCTATTTCACTAAGTAGGGAGGATTGGCAGTTATAATATATCgcaatttaaataaattactttatAGTGCGAgtaataaaagaaatgataCAAATTATATGAAATGCATACCTTCTTGGTATCAAAGCTAGTTGTGAGTgaatattaacaaaataacttttacactttcatgtaaatatatatatatatatatattttactttttttttttccagattTGATCTTGATTCCCATGAAGGCCaccctacccaatggactagGTGCTTGCCACATGCACAATACAACTCATGCGAGAAGGTCACCTCTGGAGGGCTTTGCCGAATGATGACATCAACCCTGGGATCTCTTCTCGCGTATAGTGAAAGACGAGATGTACTCACTACTCAATCACCGCAAAAATCTTCAGAGACAAAGTTATATAGattatgcatgtatatacCTTAAAATTCTGATGCACTTATGTGTAAAAACTTgcatattttcatataatttgATTAGTACAACCAACCGGATGCAAGAACAAATAACCGTGGATAGGATTTGAAAAggttaattaattagatatCTCATctcaaacaaaaataaaattcttcaaTAGAAATTaaccaaaaggaaaaatcgATAGCTAGAAATTTTGAGCACGAATCTTTATCACAAGAACacttgttattttatttatgtaaaacACTATTCTCCCCTCCTATCTAGTATATCATCCATTAATTGCATAAGAAACATGAGCTGCAATGACCAGTGTCCACTTAGAGATGCACACTCGTAAAGGGTTTGGTCGCACTTTCATGTGCATGCAATTATTCTGACATTGTTCTAACTACTTATATcttattttcaagaaaaaagtaaGAAGCATCTTAAAAGTTCCAGAAAACAATAATGCCCCATGCTTTGTATTAATATTTGGAAGTGAAGCTCGAAACGATGTCATTTGCAATGTTCATAGCATCCCTCGATATCCCTGCCAAGCCTCTCCCAGCAAAACCAACACCGTACAGACCATTCTTTCCTTTCCAATGGTTTGGAAACCTCCCTCTAGGCATTCCCTTTGGATTGAAAAGGTCTTCACCTCCCTGAGATCGATATATTTTGAGTTAAGCAAATAAACTTTATTCTCATATATGGAGCTAATTGGTTTTTGTGACAAGAGATGAATCTCAATGAGTTAAAAGGTATTTTCACAAAATCTATCTTAAATTGGGATGATGAAAGTACCTTGAGCCAGTTCCAAACAGTGCTTCGGTAGCCGCAAGCAAAGATAATAGCATCAAAACGAGCCGTCTTACCATCTTCAAACTTCACAATATCATCCTCTATCTTTGTCATGGCCGGAAGAACCTATACAacgaaaatattttattcaaagACATGAAGTACTATAAGAAAGACATCTTTTCAAgagattaaatattaaatcttTATTTGTGTAGATAACTACAcatacaaatatatttatatacataaaacTGAACAATCAATGGCGGCTTTGTTTGGGAATGGAGTAaagtttaactcaactccattcaaattataaataattatatttatttgcggttataatgattgtgttgttgaattataggaaaaagtgagaaaaattaatgaatagttgaaagaaaataatgattgtattgaattgtgaaaaatttaatgaatagttgagagaatttagtattaaaaattgacttgAATGGTtaatttaagataaaaaaaattaaagaaaaatggaaaaagtaataattgtgttgttaaattgcaAATAAGTGAAGTagtgttaaaaaaaatattttgttgcCAAACAAGGCAATCAAGAAAAGTGAATGGAGGGAAACTTTTTTGGAATACATTACATAAGCTTAACAatgataaaatgaaaatttaaaatatatatacccaTTATGTGTGTATCTAATGTGACACTATTACCGTAATCTTTCCTTCCTTGATCTTATCCATGGCCCCAACATCAATGGTAGGAGTTCTTCCCGTAGCCTCTTTGAAGGAGAATGGTCCTTGTTTGGGTCTTTCAATACCATAATTCTTGGCCATGTTTCTGAACTTCAGCTTGGAGAAGAGCACAACGATCTCGTCGACTATGAATGTCGGTAGGTACTTTAACAGCTTCATCCCCAGATAAACAATATCCTTTGTCAACACATGGACCTGCGGTAACCACAAACATAATAAAAACACTTACAAAATCTTTCAAATCTAGCATGCCTACAATAGAGAAAAGACCGCAAATTATTACAGGGCTTCGAATAACTATAGATGTGTTGGCGCCATAATTCCAAAGGTCATATGCAATTTCCATCCCAGAATTCCCACAGCCCACGACCAGAACATCCTTGCCAGCAAACATCTGCCCGTTGGTGTACGCATTTGAATGCATCCATTCCCCCGAGAACCCATTGAGCCCCGGCACGTTAGGGATAACCCCTTCACTATTCTCGCCTGTAGCAACCACTAGAAACTTCGCACAATAGGTCTCACATCCTTGCCCCTTGGAAGAGTCGTTCCTCGCTACAATGTGCCATTTTTCGTATGTTGGGTCATAAGAGGCAGACAAAACTGTCCGCATATAGTACGGCTCAATGTTGAAGCTAGACGTGTAGTTGTCTAGATAGTTTACGAAATCCTTCCGAGGGATGAATCGAGGCCAATCAGACGGGAAAGGCATGTGAGGAAGGTTGCAGAACTCCTTGCCCAAGTGAAGTTTCAGCCTATCATAGGCCCTATTCTTCCAAAGCGAGGCACAAACATTCTCCCTTTCCAGGACAATGTTTGAGACACGAGCATAATTCAGGCAGGCAGAGGTTGCCAAGCCTGCTGGGCCAGCCCCCACTATGACTACGGTCACTTCCTTAATTGGTTCCATTGCAAGACAAAGCGGATATTTCAGAACATGCAATGGAAGACTTTCCTTGATGGTTGGGTATTGAAAACAAAATCCTAGCactatgtgtatatatatatacacaatggAACTAagtacaaatatataattgcacccaaaaagtaaaaattcataattactATCGCCCAACATAGATTCTGTGGCATTACCTCTATGCCATAGTTAGAGCATACCAAATATGTTAGAGGCTCTGATAAATTATAAAGCGCGAATGAGAGTCCTTGCATCATGTAtttagtgatttttttttgtgtgaaccCTAGTATTCGGAAATTCAATTGGGCATctactaattcagtcgagccgGAGTCGGTCAGTAAAGGGTAAAGCTCTCTCAGCGTGTATTTagttattttaaatttgtgaTTCAGCCtattatttaatatgtatTAATTGTCAGGTAGATGTTTATGGAAAGGTTGTTTCTGGATTTGAAATGGAAGATGGGAAGGGTTAAACATGCATTAAAATAAACGAAAAGCCTATTACCATGGGCTGCTTTGGATTCTCGTGCAAGAGAATGACATAAGAAAGAAATCTCCTAGATTTACTTGCCATATATGCTTGGGGAGAAAATTTTGCAATTAGTGTGTTCTTACCTCTCAGTAGATATTTTTGAaggataaaggaaaaaaatgaccTTTTTCCTTTCCAAGAATGACGTTTatattgatgaaaaaaaaaaagataacttTTTTCGGTGATATGATCTCATCACATGACATGTAAAAACATCAACATATAGTAACAGTGAGGGGATTAAATGTCTATCGCTTGAGTAGTTGTCATATACGTTTGGAAAAATAACATCACATAGCACGGAATTTTTCTGGTTTTCATGTTGCAgcacaaattcaaataatttcacGATATAACACAATTTCTTTTCACTGCACACCATGTCATCAGTATTTCGTCCAAAAATGGACGGAATGCTGACGTGGCGACTTTTTCTTGAGGTAATTTCGCACAAATGACAACTCGAGagacttaaaaaaattaaattaaataatataaaattagagaAGAAAAAGCCCCTGCCCCTTTCTCCGATCTTGATAagcttttcctctttttttttcttttaaaattttctattattttatttagtttgTTTTAAATCCATCAAATTGTAATTTGTGCAAAATTACCATAGAAAAAATCGCTACAGCAGTATTTCGTTCATTTTTATAGAATACCAACAGCATGCTttgagattaaaaaaagaagaagatattttgtgtcgtttcatgaaattatttgaatttgtgcCACATATAAAAACAGGAAAAAAATCAGTGTTGtacaatattatttttcatatatgtttttatttatagCAATCCAATTGATTTTTCCTCACAATATCATTGAGGTAGGACTCTTTGAGATGAGATTGGTCCGTTCTAGGTTTAGGGAGCGAAAAACCCTATCAATGTAGTTTCAATTTCCACTACAGGAATTCAGCTGCTTTCCAATGGATTTTCGTCTAAAATAGCTGAAAATcccaattgaaattttttggttGAGTTCTGTGGGATACCTAGCATTGCAAATTCTATCGACAAAAGTGTTACTTTTTCGATGAAATTGACTTGTTGAAAATTCCATTGCAAATTTATCATGCTAGTAATTCTATCgcaaatgaaaattatttttaaaattaatataataaatcaaaCTGGACCAATCTACCAACGGACCACGCTAGATCTGCCAGCCAGATTAATTCATGCATGAGGTGATGTACTCTAACTCAGTCCTCCCATTTGACACCTAAGATCTTATCCATTGGGAAAAAATGTGCGGACGGTGATCTGGCACTTCAAAACGGAATGAaagggggggagggggggggaCGTAGGATAAAATACGTAGAAGGAGTCGACACTATCTATTTTAGGTCCGAAAACCTAGGGCAGATGAATCGCTCG
This genomic window contains:
- the LOC116192362 gene encoding probable indole-3-pyruvate monooxygenase YUCCA11 — translated: MEPIKEVTVVIVGAGPAGLATSACLNYARVSNIVLERENVCASLWKNRAYDRLKLHLGKEFCNLPHMPFPSDWPRFIPRKDFVNYLDNYTSSFNIEPYYMRTVLSASYDPTYEKWHIVARNDSSKGQGCETYCAKFLVVATGENSEGVIPNVPGLNGFSGEWMHSNAYTNGQMFAGKDVLVVGCGNSGMEIAYDLWNYGANTSIVIRSPVHVLTKDIVYLGMKLLKYLPTFIVDEIVVLFSKLKFRNMAKNYGIERPKQGPFSFKEATGRTPTIDVGAMDKIKEGKITVLPAMTKIEDDIVKFEDGKTARFDAIIFACGYRSTVWNWLKGGEDLFNPKGMPRGRFPNHWKGKNGLYGVGFAGRGLAGISRDAMNIANDIVSSFTSKY